AcggatttatttaaattttagtttatatattattttcgttgtaaaaattgaattaaattacgtaaggtataaaaaatttctaagaaataaagacAGGTTCATATGTGAACCACTCATATTAgaaatcaaaaatacaaaatgattgtTTATGTATAAACCAACCTTATCGTGCAttgagaaatatatttaaaatattgggaTAAATAATGGCTcatgtaatacatatttattaaatggcttaaagtttctaatgattgtgaaataaataaaataatttaacatattgtgaaataaataatggtTCAATATTTGACAATATTATGAAACAAATGATGACTGAATATTTCACaatattgtgaaataaaatatgcctcaatttttcacaatattatgaaataaatatggctcaatattttataatattgtgaaataaataacGACTCAATATTTCACAATATTGTGAAACAAATGATGACTCAGTATTTCACAATATTGTGAAATACATAATGGCTCAATATTTCACAATTTAGTATATAAATAGATTATTGAAGTGGCTTTTTTAATGGTTTGATAAAGGCTGTACTACTTTAGACTTTAGCAAAAAAACTTGAGTATTCACTCAAAATCACTCGCTTAttctgttaatttaataattagtaCTTGTTATATACAGTTTAGGCAACCATCTCGTCagccattttaaatatatgacgtaagaagagtttttacggaagttcttatgtataaaacaaagagggaatgtTCTTTAAGGAATTCAAGTGATGTACAAAGACTCAAAGAGACTTACTTCATGTATTTTAAATGGCTATACGAAATGGTTcccaactgtattttttttggaagtatGATCTGATTCCAAAATTTGGCTGCCAAATACAAAGAGCAGATGCTATTTTATGATGCGCATGGTTCTAGAAGACTCTTTCAAGATTTCCTGgcaataagtaatattttaaaaaccatgataaaattttaagcatgaattaaacattttttagacCCATTGAAAGAAAAGTCTCCGATTGGTTAAGGAAATTTTCGTAGAgccaaaattcgcatttttagcCGACTAAAGTTCAGGCTAAAAGTTTGGTAGCAAGGGAAATGGACTGTTCGAAAATGGTAGCTAATTCAACAGTCGGTGTCGCTCTTGAAAACGTAGTGTTTTTACAAGTTATATTTGTGAATAGAGGTTAGAATTGGACTTAAGTAAttcttgaatataaaaaaatatatagaaatactaatgtcaatttttttgtgtACATAATAAACACAAGTAATAAATCGATAGTATTATTTATAGATTCAAACagtagcttttaaaaaaaatcatgactAGCATACCATTAAATaccacttttaaaaaattagattatagTATTCACAAATGTTCCAGTTTTTCGACATCTTATAGCCCAGAGTAAGTTCATTATTTACGTCCAATTATTTTCAGGAATACAATGTCTAACCAAATGTATAATAAACGTTTCCGATAACAATACCATTTTTCTATGCTCATAAACTTCGTTGTAAATCTAGCGGAATTCGCGACTATTTACCAGTTACAAACATGagcgaattattattataacctttatatattataacctaatattaaatatattaaaaataatattaaatatattatttacataatatatttaattatatattataacctTTAGCGCCTAAAAAATTAGGGTCACCATGTCTAACAATAACTTAATGCCTGTAACCCAATGGCAAACAAGTTTTCGTTAGCTGCCAGTTCTAAAAGTGtatgattttacttttttagaaatatcaagGAAAATCGAAGTAATGATCAATCGTCAAGATGGACATCAGATAGTAACAATCCaccacaatatttaatattaaaattacatcagCCGGcaattgtaaaaacaattacatTTGGTAAATACGAGCAAACGCAtgtttgcaatttaaaaaaattcaaaatttttggcgGCATGGAGGAAACCAGTATGATGGAGCTTTTAGAAGGgtaatgttttgtttaaaactagTTCCTGGCATAAATCTTACGCATGGTTTCGCTAGACATCATAAAACATATAGACTCGCTTTAGTCCAGATTCTTTCAGAAAATTCATGTTTGGAAATCCCAGAAAAATCTCGTTATTAtaaggtgttttttttattgaaatttaatatttgtctcTTCATCAGAAAGGAGAGCATAAACTCAATGGGGTATCATACCCATTTTaaacaagtcaaaacaaacaattgactgagttaattgtttaaataccatgtatagacagttttaatgacgcaatcgtttgttttttgacgtgacgtaaataaagaaagatttccactcttaaatagccacacacacataactgatattcccatattaatacatactacaaaattttcacctaattagcgccctcgtgagtaaacagtgatgtttacaagaaaatgtttcaaacattagttgtttatttttttatagggaacattttttacattttacatttgttctatctctaacggtttacaagatcctacggacccaagacccaattgacctatgttgctcatttacgaactcgatctcactttttacgtcttaagcacactataaaaagaTAGATTTGCAGTAGAtcttatttatatgatttttggtattttagtGGTTTAAAAAATGACAGTATTCCAGAAACGTTCCCCTTAAGACACACTCTAGGTGATGGTAATTTTCCcgttaaatatattcaaattatgcCACTTTTATCATGGGGCTCAAGctttaattttagtatatgGTTTGTGGAATTAAATGGTGAAGATGATTATCATGTAGTCGATGCGggaattaaacatttaaaaaatgtaagcaaaaaaaaactttttaacctaTTTATTGAGTTTACGCCTTTAAAAACGtccttttaatttttcagtttaaaGAAAAGGAAATAATTCGATTATGCCTGAAGCATTTtcgtgaaaaaaattatacagtggCAATGAAAGCTTTGGAAGGACAAACTGGTATACAATTAGAAGATCCACACATTACAAGATTACACGAAATTTTGGTACAAAATGGTGATTTTGTTGGGgctgaaaaatttattgaacaatCAGTACAAGGTAAATTCCTATTTTTCCTGTCTCTttctattacattttatttatttaaattgaaaattataagaatCGCGAATGTATTTGTTTCCTTCTACggaattctaaaaatttgcctaaagtttttttcaaaagatgaaaattaaattacagatggatattttcaaaattatgtaaataatcaaGAATACACTCCTTATTGGCAACCAGTAAGTCCTGTAAACACAGATCCCGATACAAAACCTGGAATGCGTGGTGGACATCAAATGTGTGTGGATCCTTATACAGAAACTATTTATCTATTGGGGGGCTGGGATGGTAATCAAGATTTAAGTGATTTATGGGCATATTCAATACCAACAAATAAATGGACGTTATTGTGTCGGGAAGCTGAACTTATGGGTGGACCAACACCGCGTTCATGCCACAAAATGTGTTTGGATACCAAACGACAACAACTTTTTACATTCGGACGATATTTGGATACTTTGAATCGATCACCAGAATCTTTAaaggtaattattttttctaactttttgaTACTGTTTTCGTCCCAAAAGATAAATGTCGTGGagttttccaaaatataataaaatcctggaataataattttttaagtaaaaaaaactataatttctaCTAAGATTGATCCCAGGATGTCATTTCTATAGCAAGATGCTCTGTAATTTATGGAATCTAGAAATGGCCAGGACAAGCCGCTCTTGATTACTGGGACATATTGTAGAACAAGGCCATTCGTCTGTGCTCGCCTAAAACTCGGTAGCGCTTTTGACAGAACACTGTCAATTGCACTACCAGCTTTATAACATGGGGATTGTAGGGCCTGTATGAAAACCTTGAATACATCAATCCTGGTAGATATTCCGGTGGAAAAGCTGTAGACTTTAAGCGTGGTAAAGTAAGCGTGACGTTGATAGAATCCTAAAGCTTCATCTGTTTAGAATAGCATCTCCAGAGGGGTCTCGCTTTCAGATGACTGGTTGTTTTCAAGGAAGCCACATAGGACCTTTCGGTCTAGGTGCCTAGGAAACCATTTGCGGTATCccctcttatttattattattattaatcaaatcaGGTTGATCTTATTCagtggattaaaattttttgaatgaaaatcaaaagttgaatataatttttggatgtGTGATTAATTTTCAGAGtgatttttatatgtatgaCATAGAAGCTAATCGATGGACACAAATTACATCTGATACGGCTGCAATGGGTGGCCCACAACTTATTTACGATCATCAAATGTGTATGGATGTAGAAAATCGTACTTTATATATCTTTGGTGGACGAACTTTAATGCAATCTACGAAGTAAGTCGACTAAAATCGAACTATTTTTcgacaattttatcaaaaatactttGTTTCAGTGATATGGGAGGACAAGTAGATGCCCCATATTCTGGTTTATTTTCGTATCAAGTTTCAACAAACACTTGGACACACTTATTAAGTGATTTCAGCTATATGAGCACACCTGGAATTCCAGCGATTCGATCACGTGTTGGACATTCGATGTTATTTCATAcggtattcataaaattgagTTAATAACTTTTGGAACACGttgtttaatttgataatttgttgTTAGGGCACTGGGAAATTATATGTGTTTGGTGGACAACGTAGTAAAGAATACCTAAATGATTTTTTCACATTCGATGTGTACACAAAGCAAGTAATGCAAGAAGGTTGCCGAACGGATATTCCTGGTAATATTCCACCACCTGGCTTTACGCAACGTGCAACCATTGACGTTGAACGTAACGAAATTTATGTGTTATCTGGTCTAAGCAAGGAGAAAGATAAACGTGACGATAATATACAGAATTCGTTTTGGGTCTATTATATAACTCAACAAAAGtggaaatgtatttataaaaatgagaaTTCTGGTGAAAATTATTGGCGAAAAATGCAACATATTGAACCATGTCCACGTTTTGCACATCAATTAGTTTACGATCACGTCAAAAAGGTATGTAATCAGTTTAAGGCCTACTGTTTAAATCACATAACTTTAATTCAAAAAGATATGCAATCGGAAAAatgtctcaatttttttaatttctttttaggggtacccctttgaatttgatgaaacttgacggtggaaggggtaattttgacccaaaaagtacaaaaatccggttaatttaacaattggatgcagagtttcagagatatcacaatatttggatcgattttagaccgtatctcaaaaactattcgatcagtcatcaaatgcacccgatttttgtactttttgggccaaatttaccttatatactaagttttatcgaaattggagatgaaaaaaatttctcgattttttgcaatttttttaaggggtgcccctttgaaaaaatcgagaaaatcgggaaaaaaatttttttttgagaatttgatgaaactcggtggaaggggtaattttgactcaaaaagtacaaaaatccggttaatttaacgattggatgcagagtttcagagatatcggaatatttggatcgattttagaccgtatctcaaaaactattcgaccagtcatcaaatgcacccgatttttgtactttttgggtcaaaattcccttatatactgagttttatcgaaattggagataaaaaaatttctcgatattttgcaatttttttaaggggtactcctttgaaaaaatcgagaaaaacgcaaaaaaaatgggcacaattttcaaaaaagttaagagttcctcacaaaaaaattaaaatccataaaattgtgaacaaatggGAGGATAactgagggctataacgtgatagtcttagtttttaaaagagaaattaTCCAGAAAGCGAGCGGGTATCTgctattttccaataaatccaataaaagtagttagtttttctataaagaccattccTGTTcaaaacgcacaaaaagctaaatttttgttatcaattactgtctaaactattcggtttacaaaaaaatgtttgcttatttataaagaacaactttctagtttaaagcgttcatctaatgtttttataccatgtatatatgaaatatacatagtatattaagttcagtcccaagtttgtaacgcttaaaaatattgatgctacgatatatacgaaaaaaattttggtataggtgttcatagaatcatctaattagtccatttccggttgtccgtccgtctgtggacacgataactcaaaaacgaaaaaagatatcaagctgaaatttttacagcttactcaggacgtaaaaagtgagtacgagttcataaatgagcaacattggtcaattgggtcttgacctatgggtccgtaggactcatcttgtcaaccgttagagatagaacaaaagtttaaatgtaacaagtgaaaacaaacaattgactgagttaattgttgaaataccatgcatagtcagtgttgatttctttatcacattacacatacaaacatgacacatacataactgataatcaagtatagtacatattataaaatttccgcctaattggcgccctcacgggtaaacagtgatgtttacaaaaaaatgtttcaaacaaaagttgtttattttttgataaggaacatttttttacatttaaacttttgttctatctctaacggtttacaagatgggtcctacggacccaagacccaattgacctatgatgctcatttacgaactcgacctcactttttacgtcctgagtacgctgtaaaaatttcagctcgatatcttttttcgtttttgagttatcgtgtccacagacggacggacggacaaccggaaatggactaattaggtgattttataaacacctatgacaaaatttttttcctagcatcattatttttaagcgttacaaacttgggactaaacttaatatactatgtatatttcatatatacatggtataaaaaatgttccttatcaaaatataaacaacttttgtttgaaacatttttttgtaaacatcattgtttacccgtgagggcgcaaattaggcgtaaattgtatagtatgtattatataattatattgtatatgtatgtgcaatgtgatagagtaatcaacactatttatgcatggtatttcaacaattaactcagtcaattgtttgttttcacttgtttaattataaatcaGAATGAgatttaattgaacctgaaaacttcgATAGAATTCGATACCGGTATAAGTGAAATAAttaggtttatttttattttttataggtgCATTATTTGTTTGGAGGAAATCCAGGTAGAATAGTATTACCACAATTACGTTTAGATGACTTTTGGCAATTACGTTTATGTAAACCCACCGCTGCACATTTACTACAACAATGTCGACTACACATACGAAAATATCATTTTCGTGAAATGGCCCATACGAATAGCTTACAAGCGTtagaatatttacaaacaaCACTCTTCGAAGTGATCGATCACTCTGACAAACAACAAACCCAAGAGTTTCAAGCGTTAGCCAGTGAGTTATTTTGTGATAATGCACTCATTAATAATTCAACAGGCATTGAAACGTGCGAATCGAATCAAGTGGCAACTGCAACGCTGAATGAATTGAATTCAGGGTATTTTCATCGAAGTCAATTGTTTGAACAATTAATGAACTATTTCCCAGAGAATATGAGACAACCCAAAGGAAATCTATCAGAATTACTTCAACTGTGatattacattcatatttattttttttaaacaaatttttattatgtgcaaaacaaacaaaaaactttgtGCGCGATTTAAACGATTTACACTTGTCGCTGACGTGTGGTGCTGCTTTATGTGactaaatttatacaaaatacgagtaaatttattttgaaatgttacCATATTCCTGTGACACgcagtaattaaaattaatgaaatatttaatagataaaAGGGAATAAGCATTTTACATCAATGTggttaaattttgttgatacAACTTGCAATTTCCTCTCTCAAGACGTGGGTGGACGCGGATAGAAAAATAAACCTCAAAATGAATTCCGAGGTAAAAATCTAACGGTGTTAAATTCCTTGATTTGGGTGGTCAATTACcgtcatttcaaaataaattcactcTGCAACAAATGGTATAGAAAGTgggataatttaaaattttttaagatttctaaCACGTTTTTGTATCAAACTTTCGAAGTGAGGGGTGAATTATGAATTCGAGAAATTGTGAtagataattaaaacaaaaaaatgaacctCTTTAATAACAAAACTGTATGTAAATTTATGGGAAACATGACGTGAGGTTTAACAAACCctcgattaaaatttaaaattatataattctcTACGATTACATCACAATATGAGAAAGGAATACCGAGCATTGTCCAAGATAGTACGAAAAATACATCGTATAATCGATGTATTACACTTCGAAAGTTATAGGTTAATATACCACTAGCTATGTCCAAAATGTCCAACAACCAGAATATTTCAAATGGGCcggttttggaaaaattgatacgttttgatgaatattttatttgactagGCCGTACATATATGGTGAATGTCCCACTTTTGAAACCTATCAGTggctaataataaaataatgtactatttttcattgtttttttttttcttgttattgCTTTGTGTTTTGCGCAATATTTGAtgttaactaatttttaaagtacACTACAAACTCCTTTTgtgatcaattatttttaatttattgtttttatatttttatttcaattttattatatctagGGTCAATATTTGATGATCATTTTAGAGCAGCGAGAAATTTGAGAGGGTCTTCAAGGTTGTatgtaacaacaaaaaatcttcggctatgaaaatttttctattttaaaactgTGTCAAATACTACGTGAGGCCCTAGGACTAAAATTTCGTATAATTtagtgaaaaatatatatagagaaTTAACAGCATCTTAATTTGGGAATTTTcaattaaggatgttccagcatggtatttgcagtttctatgttaaagcaatggtacaatttttttttcgacagaatttaacgaaaaattaaatttaagaatttaataatgcttactattaattcccaaagtttcag
The Chrysoperla carnea chromosome 4, inChrCarn1.1, whole genome shotgun sequence genome window above contains:
- the LOC123297308 gene encoding muskelin — encoded protein: MTSIPLNTTFKKLDYSIHKCSSFSTSYSPENIKENRSNDQSSRWTSDSNNPPQYLILKLHQPAIVKTITFGKYEQTHVCNLKKFKIFGGMEETSMMELLEGGLKNDSIPETFPLRHTLGDGNFPVKYIQIMPLLSWGSSFNFSIWFVELNGEDDYHVVDAGIKHLKNFKEKEIIRLCLKHFREKNYTVAMKALEGQTGIQLEDPHITRLHEILVQNGDFVGAEKFIEQSVQDGYFQNYVNNQEYTPYWQPVSPVNTDPDTKPGMRGGHQMCVDPYTETIYLLGGWDGNQDLSDLWAYSIPTNKWTLLCREAELMGGPTPRSCHKMCLDTKRQQLFTFGRYLDTLNRSPESLKSDFYMYDIEANRWTQITSDTAAMGGPQLIYDHQMCMDVENRTLYIFGGRTLMQSTNDMGGQVDAPYSGLFSYQVSTNTWTHLLSDFSYMSTPGIPAIRSRVGHSMLFHTGTGKLYVFGGQRSKEYLNDFFTFDVYTKQVMQEGCRTDIPGNIPPPGFTQRATIDVERNEIYVLSGLSKEKDKRDDNIQNSFWVYYITQQKWKCIYKNENSGENYWRKMQHIEPCPRFAHQLVYDHVKKVHYLFGGNPGRIVLPQLRLDDFWQLRLCKPTAAHLLQQCRLHIRKYHFREMAHTNSLQALEYLQTTLFEVIDHSDKQQTQEFQALASELFCDNALINNSTGIETCESNQVATATLNELNSGYFHRSQLFEQLMNYFPENMRQPKGNLSELLQL